Sequence from the Leptospira montravelensis genome:
CAGCAACATTGTAAGTAATCACTTCAGAAAGTTCAGGTACGTCAGTTCTAAAAGGAGAGTCGGAAGGTAACTTAGGAGCAGGTCCCGCACCAGTTAAACTTCCCCATTCAATCCAACTACCATCATAGTATGTTGAAGGGTAACCTAAGATGGCAATATAAGAGAATCCAGTTACCTGTGACCTATTGTTTGTTCGGCAAAGTTGGATCGCTGTTTGGCCTGATTGATAACCTCTTGCGTCAAAGTAAGCTTTTAAATCTGCTTTTGATTTAAATCTGTGTTCTGTATCCAAAAGTCCAGTCCAAGGAACATCTTTGGCACCTTTAATCCTACCTTCAAAACCTACATACTTTCCTGAAGTTTCTGATTGAGTACTTTTAATGGTTCCATTGTATTCGGCTGCACTTGCGGAAGATCTTGCATCAGAAACAAAGACACTAGAAGTAAGGCCAGCAATAGTTACATTATTAGGTGCTTTTACCGCTTTAATTACATCTTCTAATGGAAGCATTAAAATTGTATTGTCTACTCTCAAACTTTTTACACTGTAGCGATTGTTATATCCTGGAGGTGTATTTGTTGTAGTACTAAAGGGAACAAAATTTCCTTCGGTGTCAATGAGCCTTGGGAGTGTCCCATTAAGAAAGGCTAGATTTTTATGATCAAATCCCCAATAACGAAAAGAGTAAAACGCTCTTAATGTTCCTTGTACATGACTTGCTGCATCGGCAGTAGAAACTAAGACAATTAAGTCATTGGCTGGATCAATTCCATATTGATTTAAGATCTTATCAATATGAGCACCGTCTGCAATGATAGATATTGTATCCGCTAGTCCATTGTTTCTTTTTTGACTAAAACCGTCTCCGCCATCATTGGCGTTTGCACCACTTGCAAAATTGAAGGAATACACAACCACATCGTTTCCATTTCCGCCGATGTATTCTTTTCCTGCCTGTGTACCTGTTCCTCCTGTTCCTCTTGGATTAACTCCATTTTGTAAGATCACAAGTTTTCCGTTGATCTCTGCTGGTTTTGTTCCCGACCAGTTGTTCACCCATTTTCCTAAAGTGGAAGGAGTAATAAGTCCGTATTCATTGAGGTTGTAATTTTCGTTCGATTCTTTTGCTAAATCAACTGCAGTATTGACTTTAATTCCCGGCGAGAGGGCCAGTGCAACTAACAGTAAGTTTTCGATATCCTTATTCTTTTTTGTGCCACCGCAGGCTCCGATGAACCCCGCGGTAATCAGCGCAATCAATTTGAAAAATAGATTGGTTTTCATTTTTTAATCCTTAGATTGAATTCCCGTTCTTTCTCTGTAGGGGTTGCACCAGAGACAAAAAACATGGTAAGGACAGACTTATTTAGGGGAGGGAAATTAAAAACCTGAAATCTAATATAATGAATTTAAAATCTTATATAGCGTATAGTATATTGCCTGGATGCGCAGTCCATTGTGTTGCAAGTAAAAAGACCAGGCTATAAATCGTAAAATCCTCTATCTGGTTTTTTTCGAGGAAATCCAAAGGAATTTTGATTCCTCTATAGAATCATTTTCAACAAATTCTAATTCCGCAATAGGAAAAAAGGCACTATCTGCTGGTCCTAAAACAAGGTCTTTCGTTTTTAATTTGATTCTAGTGTTTCCAATGATTTGATAGATTTTGATATCAAAGGCGGATGGTAAATGAGAGAATTGTGAAACTTTACCACTAATTATTTTCCATTCTACAATACTTAGTTTATCTCTTTCCTCCTGATAAAAAACTCTAGATTCGGCAGTATTTTTAGGTGAAATCCAACGTTTACCTTCATTGGCACCTATAAAACGAGGGGATTGAGCAAACAAATCAGGAATCATTTCACCAATAGGGATTCGCAGTGATTTAGATAACTTCCAGAGAATTCCTATACTCGGAGTAGTTTTACCTGATTCGATTAAACCAAGCATGCCTCGGCTAACAGTAGAAATTTGCGAGAGCTTTTCCATAGATAATCCGAGTTCAAGTCGTCTTCTTTTTAAGGTTTCTCCAAGAACAACTGTTAAAACTTCATCTACATTTCTTTCGTTTTCTGTTGTGACCGAAAAACTTTCAATTTCTGTTTCCATACCCAATACTTCCCTTTGGGGATATGTTTGATATATTGGATATTTTGTAAAGTAAAATGAATATTTGTCTGAACTGCAATAGGAGGCAGATTAAGGAAATACCAACCTCCAAAAGGAGGATGGTTTCAGGAATTTCATAAAAATAGGTAAATGTTGTACCCAGACGTGCTTTGGTAAAATAGGATAACTGTGGTAGTGAAATTAGAACCCAAGGTGTTACATTCTCTGATTTCGAAATTACTAGAAGTGGAATCAATACTAGAAAATACCAAGGATTATAAACTGGTGATAAGGTTAGGAAAAAATA
This genomic interval carries:
- a CDS encoding rhodanese — encoded protein: MKTNLFFKLIALITAGFIGACGGTKKNKDIENLLLVALALSPGIKVNTAVDLAKESNENYNLNEYGLITPSTLGKWVNNWSGTKPAEINGKLVILQNGVNPRGTGGTGTQAGKEYIGGNGNDVVVYSFNFASGANANDGGDGFSQKRNNGLADTISIIADGAHIDKILNQYGIDPANDLIVLVSTADAASHVQGTLRAFYSFRYWGFDHKNLAFLNGTLPRLIDTEGNFVPFSTTTNTPPGYNNRYSVKSLRVDNTILMLPLEDVIKAVKAPNNVTIAGLTSSVFVSDARSSASAAEYNGTIKSTQSETSGKYVGFEGRIKGAKDVPWTGLLDTEHRFKSKADLKAYFDARGYQSGQTAIQLCRTNNRSQVTGFSYIAILGYPSTYYDGSWIEWGSLTGAGPAPKLPSDSPFRTDVPELSEVITYNVAGDVDNNLPTNLNISATTTRKIIEDDKAYKR
- a CDS encoding helix-turn-helix domain-containing protein, with amino-acid sequence METEIESFSVTTENERNVDEVLTVVLGETLKRRRLELGLSMEKLSQISTVSRGMLGLIESGKTTPSIGILWKLSKSLRIPIGEMIPDLFAQSPRFIGANEGKRWISPKNTAESRVFYQEERDKLSIVEWKIISGKVSQFSHLPSAFDIKIYQIIGNTRIKLKTKDLVLGPADSAFFPIAELEFVENDSIEESKFLWISSKKTR